From the genome of Hydrogenothermus marinus:
TAAACAAAATGAAACAAGATGTGGAAAAAGGAATTCTTCATCCAATGGAAGTTAAAAAGGAACTTGCTATGTATATTGTTGAAAGATTTCATTCAAAAGAAGATGCAATAAAAGCAAAAGAACATTTTGAAAAAGTACACTCTAAAAAAGAACTTCCAGAAGATTTACCTGAACCGGAAATAATTATTGCCTCTGAAAATAAAAAAATACCTCTTTATGAACTTGTTTATAAATTAGGATTTGCACCTTCAAAATCAGAAGCAAGAAGATTAATAAAAAGTGGTGCAGTCAAAATAGATAGTGAAAAATTCACTGATTTTAATTTTGAAGTTGATTTAACAAAAGAATTTGTTTTACAAGTTGGAAAGAGAAAATTTGCCAAAATCAAACCAGAAAATATAAAAATAGAAGGTTAATATATGTTTGAAACCTTAAAATCTTTTGCAGAGGAAATTGTTGCTGATTATGGATATATTGGTATTTTCTTAGTAGCATTTACAGAAAGTATAATCCAGCCTGTGCCTCCTGACCCATTTATTACAGGAGGTACTGCTTTTGGTTTAAATGTAATTACAGCAGCAATAATAGCCGCAATTGGTAGTGTTTTAGGTGGAATAGTTGGATATTTTTTAGGAAAATTTTTAGGAGAACCTTTTGTAAAAAAGTTTGTTAAAGAAAAACATTATGAAAAAGGTGAACTACTTTTTAGAAAGTATGGAATATGGGCAGTAATAATAGCAGGAATAACACCTATTCCTTTTAAAGTTATATGCTGGCTTGCTGGTATATTTGAGATGCCCTTAGGTGGATTTATATTAGGAGCATTCTTAGGAAGATTTCCTCGCTTTTTAGCAATGGCTTTTTTAGGACAATATTTAGGACATCTTTAAAATAAATTTTATTGTAAAATAAAATTATAAAAAAATTAGAGGTAAAATATTGGCAGTAAGGATAATATATGTAAGACATGCAGAAAGTTTATGGAATCCAATTGGAAGATATCAAGGAAAACTTGATCCTGAACTTTCAGAAAAAGGTCATAAACAAGCAGAAAGGTTAGCAGAAGCTTTAGAAAAATATAATCCTACTGCTTTATATTCAAGTCCACTTAAAAGAACTTATATGACGGCTGAATATATAAGCAAAAAATTAAACCTTCCTATAAATGTAGATGAAGATATTATAGAGATAGATCATGGTGATTGGTCAGGAATGTTAGTTGAAGAAGTAAAAGAAAAATATCCTGAAATGTTTCATGACTGGCTTTATCACCCTGAAACAGTAAAATTTCCAAATGGAGAATCTTTGTTAGATGTTTATGAAAGAGTAAAAAGATTCCAAGAAAGAATGCTTGAAAAACATGATGGAGAAACTATAATAGCCGTATCTCATACAGTACCTATAAGAGCTTCTTTAGTAGCAGGCCTTAAT
Proteins encoded in this window:
- a CDS encoding YqaA family protein; this translates as MFETLKSFAEEIVADYGYIGIFLVAFTESIIQPVPPDPFITGGTAFGLNVITAAIIAAIGSVLGGIVGYFLGKFLGEPFVKKFVKEKHYEKGELLFRKYGIWAVIIAGITPIPFKVICWLAGIFEMPLGGFILGAFLGRFPRFLAMAFLGQYLGHL
- the pspA gene encoding phosphoserine phosphatase PspA: MAVRIIYVRHAESLWNPIGRYQGKLDPELSEKGHKQAERLAEALEKYNPTALYSSPLKRTYMTAEYISKKLNLPINVDEDIIEIDHGDWSGMLVEEVKEKYPEMFHDWLYHPETVKFPNGESLLDVYERVKRFQERMLEKHDGETIIAVSHTVPIRASLVAGLNLDLKKFWSFGCDNASYSILDFDKVRPILYKLNNTYFLGDLFIPALDAL